In Bacillota bacterium, the genomic stretch AACCGCCGCATTTCTTCCTCGAAGAACGCGCGGTTGTAAAGCCCGGTGAGAGCGTCGTGCATGCTCTGGTACCTTAGCTCGTCCTCCATCTTCTTGCGCTCGCCGATGTCGCGGATGCACTGGACCGCCCCGAGCAGGTTCCCTTTCTCGTCGCAGATCGGGGCCACGAGCGTCCAAAAATAAAGCCCCCTGCCGCCGTAAGCGCAGGGGGCAAAACCTTCCCCGACAAGAACTTGGCCCCTCCTCTCAATCTTTTCGTACTCCTGCTCCCACTCCTTCCCGTTGCCGAGCAGGATGTTCACGAGAATGGGTCTACGCTCCCCGAAAAACGGGACGGCGTAAGCATATTCACCCTGGCCCAGCATCTCTTCTTTCCTGACCCCACTCATTTCTTCCACGGCCCGGTTCCACACGACCACCCTGCCTTCGCGGTCAATGGCAAGGACGCCGTCCGGGAGGGAGTCGACGATCTTCTCAAGAAGGCCCAGCCACCTTCCTGACATTTTCAGTGGAAGTTCGCCGCTCTCAACGAGCAGGAATTCCAGCAATTCCCTGGCCGCTTCGATTTTGTCTTCCGGTAAAGCGTCCACCAGCCGGTGGAGCCCGTCTCTTCCCTGGCCCGAGTTCACGCTCTTCACCGCCCTCTTAAAACGCCTTGACGTAGAGTTTTCTACTTCCGGGAAGCAAAATCCTGCGCGAGAGTAGAGCCAGAATCTAACTCCCCGTCAAGTGCAACAGCCGTTTCGCTCAGGAGATCGGCAGCAACGGAGTGATCTTTTCCACCTCAATAGCGGGCCTCATTCTTCTGCTCCTCCTGCCCAGCATAATCAATCCCACACTCTTTCCAGCTTCCACTCCTCCCGCTCCCGGACCAGGTCGCACACCATCCCCTGCTCCGTCTCACACCGGAACCGCGAGATGTAGGGGTTTTGGAACCAGTACCACGGTATGACCGTTTTTCCCTTGACAACCGTGCATTTCGCCACCCGGTACCAAAAGCCGCGCCAGCGGAAGGCCAGGGGTAGGCCGTTGGGCAATATATGGACTTCAACGGGGCAGTTGTAGAGTTTGGACACGCGAATCACCAAAAATAAGTATACCAGAACAGATGTTTGATACGCAAGAAATTTACCAAAGAAAACAGCGTAAAAAAGCCCCTGAGAAGGGGGCATTGTTTTTATTAGATAGCTCTTGGTTTTGCCGGTGTTTGCGTCGGCATTCGACCAGGCTAAAGCAATTTTCCGGGTTACCAGATTCAAAAACCTTTCTTTACGTGGAACGGAGCGCAGGGAAAAAAGTTAAAAATTTTGTAGGTAAACGGGTTTGATTTAAGTATAACCCTGTAAGAAACCGTAAAGGAGGAATTGTCTGTGAGGAAAAACTGGTTGACATTAGGGTGTGCGGTGGTGTTGGCTCTCGTATGTATTGGTGCGGCTCTCGCTACCAGTCCGATTAAACTAATTGTAGACGGTAAAGAGGTAAAAACCGATATAGCGCCACAGCTTGTAAACGGCCGGGTTATGGTGCCTGTCAGGTGGGTTGTGGAGGCGTTGGGGTGCAGTGTTGATCGGGACGGTAACGCCCGCACCGTGTTCATTCGTTCAAACAAGGATAAACCCGGCGAAGAAGGACTGTGTACTGGTGTTCCGGCTTTGAAGCGCTGCGAACGCGGCGAACTTGAAGAAGCTGAAGAGGCAGTGGGATTCAGGCTTTGGGAACCCGGTTACGTTCCGGACGGAGCAGTAGC encodes the following:
- a CDS encoding copper amine oxidase N-terminal domain-containing protein, with translation MRKNWLTLGCAVVLALVCIGAALATSPIKLIVDGKEVKTDIAPQLVNGRVMVPVRWVVEALGCSVDRDGNARTVFIRSNKDKPGEEGLCTGVPALKRCERGELEEAEEAVGFRLWEPGYVPDGAVAEDEVFWATENGGSIWMHYELKDLWFGISQRFAAYQSDFEKELKNAENSGDCQLINVNGYSGCVCQYRIDPPDNVKVIHQ